In Candidatus Izemoplasmatales bacterium, one genomic interval encodes:
- a CDS encoding FAD-dependent oxidoreductase: MDRFQDLIAEAARCLDCKHRPCQVACPAHNDIPALMKAVKNGDFAGGKRLWDKTSKLPELCGALCQQEVLCEGACTLNKIKKPVRIGFVERGVALLFWGEAAVPTAMRDHRHLVVGMGPAGLANAIAMAEKGYRVDAVEANPRIGGAIWNLVPPFRFDASDLSSIEVKLAKLKVDVRYNFRVGRDASLTDLVDRYDSVFVAHGLDVPQLVPGFSGPDVHYAIDLLNRVVHSPADLGRLLGRRVAVVGLGSVACDTARTLAQLGRTVTVVYRRTLAEAPASPKEIAETLAEGVTIEVLLNPTSYQDGILHCERTELVHDAASPRGRIRTVPGSDVPIACDSVVFAIGQASSDALFEGTGIRLAPEVSPYATTDPKVFVGGDRVIREKRIVDAMVSGIEAAAEIERKHPCDSR; encoded by the coding sequence ATGGACCGTTTCCAGGATCTGATCGCCGAGGCCGCCCGCTGCCTCGACTGCAAGCACCGTCCCTGCCAGGTCGCCTGCCCCGCGCACAACGACATCCCGGCGCTGATGAAGGCCGTCAAGAACGGCGACTTCGCCGGCGGGAAGCGGCTCTGGGACAAGACTTCGAAGCTGCCCGAACTGTGCGGCGCGCTCTGCCAGCAGGAAGTCCTCTGCGAGGGCGCCTGCACCCTGAACAAGATCAAGAAGCCGGTCAGGATCGGCTTCGTCGAACGCGGCGTCGCCCTCCTCTTCTGGGGCGAGGCGGCGGTTCCGACGGCGATGCGGGACCACCGCCACCTCGTCGTCGGGATGGGACCCGCCGGCCTCGCCAACGCGATCGCGATGGCCGAGAAGGGCTACCGCGTCGACGCCGTCGAGGCCAATCCGCGCATCGGCGGAGCGATCTGGAACCTCGTACCGCCGTTCCGCTTCGACGCGAGCGACCTGTCCTCGATCGAGGTCAAGCTCGCCAAGCTCAAGGTCGACGTCCGCTACAACTTCCGCGTCGGCAGGGATGCCTCCCTCACCGACCTGGTCGACCGCTACGATTCGGTCTTCGTCGCCCACGGGCTCGACGTCCCGCAGCTCGTCCCGGGATTCTCCGGACCCGACGTCCACTATGCGATCGACCTTCTGAACCGCGTCGTCCATTCGCCCGCCGACCTCGGCAGGCTGCTCGGCCGCCGCGTCGCCGTCGTCGGACTCGGCAGCGTCGCCTGCGACACCGCCCGCACCCTCGCCCAGCTCGGGCGGACGGTCACGGTCGTCTACCGGCGCACGCTCGCGGAAGCCCCCGCAAGCCCGAAGGAGATCGCCGAGACCCTCGCCGAAGGCGTGACCATCGAGGTCCTCCTGAATCCGACCTCCTACCAGGACGGGATTCTCCACTGCGAACGCACCGAACTCGTCCACGACGCCGCCTCGCCGCGCGGCCGGATCCGCACGGTGCCCGGTTCGGACGTCCCGATCGCCTGCGACTCCGTCGTCTTCGCGATCGGCCAGGCGTCCTCGGACGCCCTCTTCGAGGGCACCGGCATCCGCTTGGCACCGGAAGTCTCGCCGTACGCGACGACCGACCCGAAGGTCTTCGTCGGCGGCGACCGCGTCATCAGGGAAAAGCGGATCGTCGACGCGATGGTCTCGGGGATCGAGGCCGCAGCCGAGATCGAGAGGAAGCATCCATGCGATTCACGTTGA
- a CDS encoding DUF6198 family protein: protein MRFTLKKTVVYVFGLMLLGLTVSLMLNTNLGMSSWDAFFKNLHDGIPLDYRYLNSIAAAVLTPLAYLAQKKKFTVWVLFPIAISFFIGAEIDLILLYGLIPNVASALWVWNWLYLLTAVAICAVGLNIIAWCAYPMPALDELCLALAAIFKASHGRGKLYGEILALFLAVATGLAFGYWGVRFNIGVTTVVFAVAIGPVIDLIRKPVRRALEAIAS, encoded by the coding sequence ATGCGATTCACGTTGAAGAAGACCGTCGTCTACGTCTTCGGCCTCATGCTCCTCGGCCTGACGGTGTCGCTCATGCTCAACACGAACCTCGGGATGTCCTCGTGGGACGCCTTCTTCAAGAACCTCCACGACGGCATTCCGCTCGATTACCGCTACCTGAACTCGATCGCGGCGGCGGTGCTCACGCCGCTCGCCTACCTCGCCCAGAAGAAGAAGTTCACCGTCTGGGTCCTGTTTCCGATCGCGATCAGCTTCTTCATCGGCGCCGAGATCGACCTGATCCTCCTGTACGGACTGATCCCGAACGTGGCATCGGCGCTCTGGGTGTGGAACTGGCTCTACCTTCTGACCGCGGTCGCGATCTGCGCGGTCGGACTCAACATCATCGCCTGGTGCGCATACCCGATGCCCGCGCTCGACGAGCTCTGCCTCGCGCTCGCGGCGATCTTCAAGGCCTCGCACGGCCGCGGAAAGCTCTACGGCGAGATCCTCGCGCTCTTCCTCGCGGTGGCCACCGGCCTCGCCTTCGGCTATTGGGGCGTCCGCTTCAACATCGGCGTCACGACCGTCGTCTTCGCCGTCGCGATCGGTCCGGTGATCGATCTCATCAGAAAGCCCGTCCGACGGGCATTGGAGGCGATCGCGTCATGA
- a CDS encoding NUDIX hydrolase has protein sequence MIIEIFGDGLERRDIANQPRRVSCRGVVLKDERILVVHSDGLDVTTLPGGGREADESLSACVEREIREETGEVVRAIAEGCIVIEYFVDSIWETHYFRCEPTGATVTRALTVEEREKGCEPSWIGLYDFLALLEGYESENPYGANIHERELVGLMNTLD, from the coding sequence ATGATCATCGAAATCTTCGGCGACGGCCTCGAGCGCCGCGACATCGCCAATCAGCCGCGCCGCGTCAGCTGCCGCGGCGTAGTCCTGAAGGATGAAAGGATCCTCGTCGTCCACAGCGACGGCCTCGACGTCACCACCCTTCCGGGCGGCGGCCGCGAAGCGGACGAATCGCTGTCCGCCTGCGTCGAGCGCGAGATCCGCGAGGAGACCGGCGAGGTCGTCCGCGCGATCGCGGAAGGCTGTATCGTGATCGAATACTTCGTCGATTCGATCTGGGAGACGCACTATTTCCGCTGCGAACCGACGGGAGCGACCGTGACGCGGGCGCTGACCGTCGAAGAGCGGGAGAAGGGGTGCGAACCGTCCTGGATCGGACTCTACGACTTCCTCGCGCTGCTTGAGGGCTACGAGAGCGAAAATCCCTACGGCGCGAACATCCACGAGCGCGAGCTCGTCGGCCTGATGAATACCCTCGATTGA